Proteins from one Oscillatoria nigro-viridis PCC 7112 genomic window:
- a CDS encoding AAA-like domain-containing protein, with protein sequence MYRRMKQPKTVICVKTSSQMKTASLIMKIMKEDIPQGYQAVSVDFQQANKDAFTSSERLLQWFCTEITSKLKLTNTLAEFWQGVIPGNMKCTNYFREYLLAEIQTPLVLVLYNVEFILEHQAIANNFFGLLRSWKHNRRNEDTLKKLRLVIVHSKDIRTDPPFNV encoded by the coding sequence ATTTATCGGAGGATGAAGCAGCCAAAAACAGTAATCTGCGTGAAGACTTCCTCACAAATGAAAACAGCCTCTTTAATAATGAAAATTATGAAGGAAGACATTCCTCAAGGCTATCAAGCAGTATCCGTGGACTTTCAGCAGGCAAACAAAGATGCGTTCACCAGTTCCGAACGGTTATTGCAGTGGTTTTGTACCGAAATTACAAGCAAACTTAAGCTAACAAATACACTAGCTGAGTTTTGGCAGGGAGTAATACCGGGCAACATGAAATGTACCAACTACTTTCGAGAATACCTGCTAGCGGAAATTCAAACTCCCCTTGTCTTGGTATTGTATAACGTCGAGTTTATTCTTGAACATCAAGCGATCGCAAACAACTTTTTTGGATTGCTGCGCTCTTGGAAACATAATCGCAGGAACGAGGATACTTTGAAAAAATTGCGGTTGGTGATTGTGCATTCTAAAGATATCAGAACCGATCCGCCATTCAATGTATGA
- a CDS encoding NAD-dependent succinate-semialdehyde dehydrogenase yields MAIATINPATGETLKTFEPIADEVIEAKLELAQQAFNKYRQLPFEQRALWMQKAADILERDREIYAEMMTLEMGKTLKSAIGEVEKCALVCRYYAKNAAQFMADVPATTDASTSFVRYQPLGPILAVMPWNFPFWQVFRFAAPALMAGNVGLLKHASNVPQCALKIEEIFTLAGFPEGVFQTLLVGADKVADIVADDRIKAATLTGSEPAGESLAANAGKNLKKVVLELGGSDPFIVMSSADLAAALSTAVTSRMLNNGQSCIAAKRFIVAEEIADEFITGFVEKFEQLKVGDPMLPETDIGPLATPAILKDLDNQVQTCIQSGAKLLTGGCPLSENAGNFYLPTILADIPPNASARQEEFFGPVALVFRVADIDEAIALANSTSFGLGASAWTTVNSESDRFISELEAGAVFINGLVKSDPRLPFGGIKRSGYGRELSIQGIHEFVNIKTVWVK; encoded by the coding sequence ATGGCTATTGCTACTATTAACCCAGCAACGGGAGAAACGCTGAAAACTTTCGAGCCGATCGCAGATGAGGTAATAGAAGCTAAGCTGGAATTAGCACAGCAAGCTTTTAACAAATACCGCCAACTGCCGTTTGAACAGAGAGCTCTGTGGATGCAGAAAGCTGCCGACATCTTGGAGCGCGATCGCGAAATTTACGCTGAAATGATGACCCTGGAAATGGGCAAAACGCTTAAATCTGCGATCGGCGAAGTGGAAAAATGCGCCTTAGTTTGTCGGTATTACGCCAAAAATGCCGCTCAATTTATGGCAGACGTACCGGCAACCACCGATGCTAGCACCAGCTTTGTCCGCTACCAACCGCTGGGCCCTATTTTAGCCGTCATGCCGTGGAATTTCCCATTTTGGCAAGTTTTTCGGTTTGCGGCGCCGGCGCTGATGGCTGGCAATGTCGGCTTGCTCAAACACGCTTCCAACGTGCCTCAGTGCGCTTTGAAAATCGAAGAAATTTTTACGCTTGCTGGCTTTCCCGAAGGAGTTTTTCAAACTTTGTTAGTCGGCGCCGACAAAGTAGCCGATATCGTTGCGGACGATCGTATCAAAGCAGCAACTCTCACCGGTAGCGAACCAGCGGGTGAAAGTTTGGCAGCAAATGCGGGCAAAAATTTGAAAAAAGTAGTGCTGGAATTGGGAGGAAGCGACCCATTTATTGTGATGTCCAGCGCCGATTTAGCAGCAGCTTTATCAACTGCTGTGACATCCCGGATGCTGAATAACGGTCAATCTTGCATCGCCGCGAAACGCTTTATTGTAGCAGAAGAGATTGCCGACGAATTCATCACAGGATTTGTCGAAAAATTCGAGCAATTAAAAGTAGGCGATCCGATGTTGCCAGAAACCGATATCGGCCCTTTAGCTACTCCCGCAATCCTCAAAGACTTGGACAATCAAGTGCAAACTTGCATCCAATCGGGAGCAAAACTTCTGACAGGTGGCTGCCCCTTGTCAGAGAATGCCGGCAATTTCTACTTGCCAACTATTCTGGCAGATATTCCGCCGAATGCCTCTGCCCGTCAAGAAGAATTTTTCGGGCCCGTAGCTTTAGTATTCCGAGTTGCAGACATCGATGAGGCGATCGCCCTCGCAAACAGCACATCTTTTGGCTTGGGTGCGTCAGCTTGGACTACAGTAAACTCAGAGAGCGATCGATTTATTTCCGAACTAGAGGCCGGCGCCGTATTCATCAACGGTTTAGTAAAATCCGACCCTAGATTGCCCTTCGGCGGCATCAAACGCTCCGGTTACGGACGCGAATTGAGCATCCAAGGAATACACGAATTTGTTAACATTAAAACAGTGTGGGTGAAATAA
- a CDS encoding DUF6923 family protein — MSNQGSNIPSVDLAMVPGTVYIQDCVSNQLSKLYTLDLATGKATFIGELITEMYDIAFVDSQLYGIEQEGGTTQLVKIDIKTGETIVIGDTGFATAGLAYNAQRQTLYATTAKQLIALDLKTGKGTPVATVANKDYNCGEVAFDSNGIA, encoded by the coding sequence ATGAGTAATCAGGGAAGCAATATACCTTCTGTGGATTTAGCTATGGTTCCAGGCACAGTCTATATCCAAGATTGTGTCTCGAATCAGTTAAGTAAACTGTATACTCTTGATTTAGCCACAGGTAAAGCAACATTCATCGGTGAGCTCATTACAGAAATGTATGATATTGCCTTTGTTGATTCACAGCTCTATGGCATTGAGCAAGAAGGCGGCACAACGCAGCTCGTTAAAATTGACATCAAAACGGGCGAGACTATTGTCATTGGGGATACGGGCTTTGCTACAGCCGGCTTGGCTTATAACGCCCAACGTCAAACCCTTTATGCCACCACAGCTAAACAACTCATTGCCCTCGATCTCAAAACAGGAAAAGGTACACCAGTAGCTACCGTAGCGAATAAAGACTACAACTGTGGTGAAGTTGCTTTTGATAGCAATGGCATAGCATAG
- a CDS encoding DMT family transporter encodes MGEIAALGAAFVWALSSTIWQRVEHQFPAVVLNLLKGAIALFLILATVLILGKPLPAINPNILAVLLISGGLGIGIGDTTFFIVLKYLGARRTLLLETLSPPLTALLGLIFLQENLSPIACTGILLTIGGVAWVIAERTAETILPSKHLWQGLGISLLGQIANAAGAILSRAAFTQIDIDPLWTVALRLSGGMAVMLCFLKPTNLDSFQQLKAPKLLGAIILAAFLGTYLGIFLQQISLKYAPAAIAQALISTSPLFILPLAVLAGEKVSIRAVLGVVGAIGGIALLLGLK; translated from the coding sequence ATGGGTGAAATTGCCGCTTTAGGCGCTGCATTTGTCTGGGCTCTATCTTCAACTATCTGGCAGCGAGTGGAACACCAATTCCCGGCAGTGGTGCTAAACTTGCTCAAAGGCGCGATCGCCCTTTTCCTGATCCTTGCCACTGTACTAATTTTAGGCAAACCCTTACCCGCAATCAACCCTAATATTTTAGCAGTGCTGCTCATCAGCGGCGGCTTAGGAATTGGCATCGGAGACACCACTTTCTTTATCGTATTAAAATATTTAGGCGCGAGGCGAACGCTGCTTTTAGAAACCCTATCTCCCCCTTTAACAGCTTTATTGGGCTTAATATTTTTGCAAGAAAACTTATCGCCCATTGCTTGTACTGGCATTCTTTTAACAATCGGCGGCGTAGCGTGGGTAATTGCAGAACGAACAGCCGAAACAATCTTACCATCAAAACATCTGTGGCAGGGATTAGGGATTAGTTTATTAGGACAAATAGCCAACGCCGCTGGAGCTATTTTATCCCGCGCCGCCTTCACTCAAATAGATATTGATCCCCTGTGGACAGTAGCCTTGCGTTTGAGCGGCGGCATGGCAGTCATGCTCTGCTTTTTGAAACCAACAAATCTTGACAGTTTCCAACAATTAAAAGCGCCAAAACTATTAGGTGCAATAATTCTAGCAGCTTTTTTAGGAACCTATCTCGGAATTTTCCTGCAACAGATTTCGCTGAAATATGCACCCGCAGCAATCGCTCAAGCACTCATTTCTACCAGTCCCCTGTTTATACTGCCTTTAGCGGTGCTGGCGGGCGAAAAAGTGAGCATTCGGGCTGTTTTGGGGGTAGTTGGTGCGATCGGCGGAATCGCCTTATTATTGGGTTTGAAGTGA
- a CDS encoding AAA-like domain-containing protein, whose protein sequence is MSQYYVGGPLPADSSTYVEREADERFYQALNNGEYCYVLNSRQTGKSSLMVRTMERLRTQGFACIAIDLTEIGTDISSTDQWYRAVIESLVNELREQDINLDNFDLETWCKRHKFRSSLQQLNHFIKDKLVTLPKKVVIFVDEINCVLSPSLKGKLDDFFALIRSCHNRRARKPEFNRITFALLGVAIPSDLIGDPNKTPFNIGTKIELNGFHLHEAEPLIQELQGKVSNPHAVLQAVLDWTGGQPFLTQKICELITNGMEASGVEQLVQQRIVQNWESQDNPPHLTTIRDRILNYESSLESVARLLEVYEQILDKGEMTANSSNEKPELLLSGLVVKQDGKLRVYNQIYPLIFNYQWVNKQLQLVNNQLLNQRPYQQEITKWLANDQHPSKLLRGKKLNEALLWSKGKTLSREDNVFITASLELERRRNRRNFSLTILGFLGAGCSIGIWSMWHINQVDQKFFSEGERTLFKGIENSKRDRGIEAFKDEKYADAMNYFEDAIQANPTDPEVQIYANNATALLKNKESGNKEKDKLVTLAVVLPLDPKDEIAAEILRGVAQAQTSFNKKSKDRFLKIKIAKDDNAPDKAKTVARKLIEDPDIIGVIGHNTTKATESALDEYQKARIAIISPTSTGTSLKRQNIKTKTNVFFRFFRTVPNDEKPSVFFRTVPNDEKTAEKLASYAIENNYKQVGIANNPNSTYSKSITQEFQTFFEDKNKGRSVVGDPINLSYSALDASGVVSKMYDNQVKAFVLLPDTETISVVNEIASAQQRLSQQGTKKLPLLGADALYNPKIFEAGDAVEGLVLAVPWFAEEPNSKKFAGEAEKRWKGRVSWRTAASYDATQAFIKALPSDEKPTRQKILATLQERNFSQNESSGNPIRFSNGERQGQEPVLVKVVKSSDGLQFELVK, encoded by the coding sequence ATGTCTCAATACTATGTCGGAGGACCTTTACCTGCTGATTCCTCTACCTACGTCGAGCGGGAAGCAGATGAAAGGTTCTACCAAGCTTTAAATAATGGGGAATATTGTTATGTCCTGAACTCGCGGCAAACGGGCAAATCCAGTTTGATGGTGAGAACAATGGAACGGTTGAGGACACAAGGGTTTGCTTGTATTGCGATTGATCTTACTGAGATCGGCACGGATATTTCTTCTACAGACCAATGGTATCGAGCGGTAATTGAGAGCCTGGTGAATGAGCTTAGAGAGCAGGATATAAATCTCGATAATTTTGATTTAGAAACCTGGTGTAAGCGTCATAAATTTCGTTCGTCGCTGCAGCAATTGAACCATTTTATTAAAGATAAATTGGTAACTCTGCCAAAAAAAGTAGTCATTTTTGTAGATGAGATAAACTGTGTTCTCAGTCCCAGTCTGAAGGGCAAGCTAGATGATTTCTTTGCTTTGATCCGAAGTTGCCATAACCGACGCGCTCGCAAACCAGAATTCAACCGTATAACTTTTGCCCTGTTAGGGGTAGCCATTCCCTCAGATTTGATCGGCGATCCAAACAAGACTCCGTTTAATATTGGTACGAAGATTGAGCTTAACGGCTTTCATCTGCATGAAGCTGAACCCTTGATTCAGGAATTACAGGGGAAAGTTAGCAATCCCCATGCGGTGCTGCAAGCAGTCTTAGATTGGACGGGTGGGCAACCTTTTCTTACCCAAAAAATTTGCGAACTTATAACAAACGGTATGGAGGCATCAGGGGTAGAACAGTTGGTGCAACAGCGAATCGTTCAAAATTGGGAATCCCAGGATAACCCGCCACATTTGACGACGATACGCGATCGCATTCTTAATTACGAGTCCAGCCTGGAAAGTGTAGCTCGATTACTAGAGGTATATGAGCAAATTTTAGATAAGGGAGAAATGACTGCTAATAGCAGCAATGAAAAACCAGAATTGCTGTTATCAGGGTTGGTTGTTAAACAGGATGGGAAATTAAGAGTTTACAATCAGATTTACCCGCTTATTTTTAATTATCAATGGGTTAATAAGCAGTTACAGTTGGTTAACAATCAGCTACTGAATCAACGACCTTACCAACAGGAAATAACGAAATGGCTTGCTAATGACCAACACCCATCCAAACTGTTGCGAGGAAAAAAATTAAATGAGGCACTCCTATGGAGTAAGGGTAAAACCTTGAGCCGAGAAGACAATGTTTTTATAACGGCAAGCCTAGAATTGGAAAGACGAAGGAACCGGCGTAACTTTAGCTTAACGATTTTGGGATTTTTGGGGGCTGGGTGTTCGATAGGCATCTGGTCTATGTGGCATATCAATCAGGTGGATCAGAAATTCTTTAGCGAAGGTGAGCGGACTCTCTTTAAGGGCATTGAAAATTCCAAGCGCGATCGAGGTATTGAAGCTTTCAAAGATGAAAAGTATGCCGATGCTATGAATTATTTTGAAGACGCGATACAAGCTAATCCTACAGATCCAGAAGTACAAATCTATGCTAATAATGCCACAGCCTTGTTGAAAAATAAGGAATCAGGAAACAAAGAAAAGGATAAATTAGTCACTCTCGCCGTAGTTTTACCTCTCGATCCTAAAGACGAAATCGCTGCGGAAATCTTGCGAGGAGTGGCACAAGCACAAACAAGTTTCAACAAAAAATCGAAGGATAGATTCTTAAAAATTAAGATCGCTAAAGATGACAACGCTCCCGATAAAGCTAAAACAGTTGCTCGGAAACTAATCGAAGACCCAGATATTATAGGAGTGATTGGACACAACACGACTAAAGCTACTGAATCTGCGCTAGATGAGTATCAAAAAGCTCGTATAGCCATCATCTCCCCTACTAGCACAGGCACTTCACTGAAGAGACAGAATATTAAAACTAAAACTAACGTTTTTTTCAGATTTTTCAGAACCGTGCCGAACGACGAAAAACCTAGCGTTTTTTTTAGAACCGTGCCGAATGACGAAAAAACTGCTGAAAAATTAGCGAGTTATGCCATAGAAAACAACTACAAACAAGTTGGTATTGCCAATAACCCTAATAGTACATATAGCAAGAGCATAACGCAGGAGTTTCAAACATTTTTTGAAGACAAAAACAAAGGTCGATCGGTTGTCGGAGATCCGATTAATTTGAGCTATTCTGCACTGGATGCTTCTGGTGTAGTTTCAAAAATGTATGATAATCAAGTTAAGGCATTTGTATTGTTGCCAGACACAGAGACTATTTCTGTGGTTAATGAAATTGCCAGCGCCCAGCAAAGGTTAAGCCAGCAGGGGACTAAAAAGCTACCGCTACTGGGAGCTGATGCTTTGTACAATCCAAAGATTTTCGAGGCTGGAGATGCTGTTGAAGGTTTGGTTTTAGCTGTACCTTGGTTTGCAGAAGAACCAAATTCAAAAAAATTTGCTGGTGAAGCTGAGAAAAGATGGAAAGGGCGCGTTAGCTGGCGCACCGCTGCTAGTTATGATGCAACTCAAGCTTTTATTAAAGCTCTACCTTCGGATGAGAAACCCACTCGCCAGAAGATATTAGCAACTCTCCAAGAGCGTAATTTTTCACAAAATGAATCTTCAGGAAATCCAATCCGCTTTTCTAACGGTGAACGCCAAGGTCAAGAACCAGTTCTTGTCAAGGTAGTTAAAAGTAGCGACGGCCTCCAGTTTGAACTGGTTAAATAA
- the ltrA gene encoding group II intron reverse transcriptase/maturase, whose translation MNTVEKPMYEWNDINWRKLERNVFKLQKRIYQASNRGDVKLVRRLQKLLISSWAAKALSVRRVTQDNQGKKTAGVDGVKSLTPKQRLALIDKISLGSKVKPTRRVWIPKPGTDEERPLGIPTMEDRALQALVKLVLEPEWEARFEPNSYGFRPGRSCHDAIGAIFSAVSQKSKYVLDADISKCFDRINHDVLLSKLNTYPTLRRQIRAWLKAGVMDGNKLFPTDEGTPQGGVISPLLANVALHGIEELIMGLAPKFEMRDSRGHTYGLRDKIKSISLIRYADDFVVLHEDVEVVKLCKVEIEKWLSDIGLELKPSKTRLAHTLNKLDDEKPGFNFLGFNIRQFPVGKHNSSKGTRGTLLGFKTIISPSKESQKRHYRKVAEVINKSRGLNQATLIKNLNPIIRGWCNYFSTVVSKKIFDRLWHLVVWKLLKWGRHRHRNKGRGWTRLKYFKTVEGNNWVFATGEGNNPLKLIQHSSTEIKRYVKVKGMASPYDGDWIYWSSRMGVHPEIPVRVAKLLKRQKGKCAHCDNYFKDGDSIEVDHIAPKSKGGKESYDNWQLLHRHCHDTKTANDGSLGNKSSCKSAKPKPPVEPSLWAWENDMLVMTY comes from the coding sequence ATGAACACGGTAGAAAAACCGATGTATGAATGGAACGATATCAACTGGCGAAAGCTAGAGCGTAACGTTTTTAAATTGCAAAAGCGGATATATCAAGCGTCTAATCGTGGTGATGTCAAGCTAGTACGCAGACTCCAGAAACTGTTGATAAGTTCTTGGGCAGCAAAAGCATTATCGGTTCGTCGGGTAACACAAGATAATCAAGGAAAGAAGACGGCAGGCGTGGACGGTGTTAAATCGCTGACCCCAAAGCAACGTCTCGCACTGATAGATAAAATATCATTGGGTTCAAAGGTTAAGCCAACACGCCGAGTTTGGATACCCAAACCAGGGACAGATGAGGAAAGACCGTTAGGCATACCGACAATGGAAGACCGAGCCTTGCAAGCGTTAGTCAAACTGGTGTTAGAACCAGAATGGGAAGCGCGATTTGAACCTAACTCATACGGGTTCAGACCAGGACGCTCGTGCCACGATGCAATAGGAGCAATATTCAGTGCGGTAAGTCAGAAATCAAAATATGTGCTGGATGCCGATATCAGTAAATGCTTCGACCGCATTAACCATGATGTACTTCTCTCAAAATTAAATACCTATCCTACCCTACGGAGACAAATCCGGGCTTGGTTAAAAGCTGGTGTTATGGATGGAAACAAGCTGTTCCCAACTGATGAAGGGACACCACAGGGCGGGGTGATTTCACCTCTACTTGCCAATGTCGCCTTACATGGGATTGAGGAATTGATTATGGGTTTAGCCCCAAAATTCGAGATGAGAGACTCTCGTGGTCATACTTATGGATTACGAGACAAAATCAAATCGATTTCACTGATACGATATGCGGACGATTTCGTAGTTCTCCATGAGGATGTAGAAGTTGTGAAGCTGTGTAAGGTTGAGATAGAGAAGTGGTTAAGTGACATTGGGTTAGAATTAAAGCCGAGTAAAACAAGATTAGCCCACACCCTGAATAAACTAGATGATGAAAAACCTGGATTTAACTTTCTAGGATTCAACATCAGGCAGTTTCCAGTAGGAAAACACAACTCAAGTAAGGGAACTAGAGGCACTTTATTGGGCTTTAAAACTATTATCAGCCCTAGCAAGGAAAGTCAGAAAAGGCACTACAGAAAAGTTGCGGAAGTAATAAATAAATCGCGTGGGTTAAACCAAGCGACTTTAATAAAAAATCTCAATCCTATCATTAGGGGTTGGTGTAACTACTTCTCAACAGTCGTCAGCAAGAAAATATTTGATAGGCTGTGGCACTTAGTGGTTTGGAAGCTTCTCAAATGGGGTCGCCATCGTCATAGGAACAAGGGCAGAGGATGGACACGCCTTAAATACTTCAAAACCGTAGAAGGCAATAACTGGGTGTTCGCAACCGGAGAGGGTAACAATCCTCTAAAGCTCATACAACATAGTTCCACTGAAATAAAGCGCTATGTAAAAGTAAAAGGGATGGCATCACCCTATGACGGTGACTGGATATATTGGAGTTCAAGAATGGGAGTACACCCAGAAATACCCGTAAGAGTAGCCAAACTACTCAAGCGACAAAAAGGGAAATGCGCTCACTGCGATAACTACTTCAAAGATGGAGATTCGATAGAGGTTGACCACATCGCCCCCAAATCGAAAGGTGGAAAGGAATCGTATGATAATTGGCAGCTACTCCATCGACATTGCCACGACACAAAGACTGCCAATGATGGCAGTCTTGGTAACAAATCTAGCTGCAAAAGTGCTAAACCTAAGCCACCAGTGGAACCAAGCCTTTGGGCTTGGGAAAACGATATGTTGGTAATGACGTACTGA
- a CDS encoding acetolactate synthase large subunit translates to MNTAQLLVKCLENEGVEYVFGLPGEENLEVLEALRNSSIKFITTRHEQGAAFMADVYGRLTGKAGVCLSTLGPGATNLMTGVADANLDGAPLIAITGQVGTDRMHIESHQYLDLVAMFAPVTKWNAQIVRPSTTAEIVRKAFKVAQSEKPGAVHIDLPENIAAMPAEGQPLTKDNREKTFGAYQSLNKAAVAISKAKSPLLLVGNGAIRANGSDALTQFATRLNIPVANTFMGKGVIPYTHPLALWTTGLQKRDYISCAFEETDLVIAVGYDLIEYSPKKWNPEGKIPIIHIGSLPAEIDSSYIPLIEVVGDISDSLNEILQRADRMEKVDPFAKQLRADIRAGYEQYAADDGFPIKPQKLIYDLRQVLDPEDILISDVGAHKMWIARHYHCDRPNTCLISNGFAAMGIAIPGAVAAKLVYPDRKVVAATGDGGFMMNCQELETALRVGTNFVTLIFNDGGYGLIEWKQQDYFGHSDFVKFGNPDFVKFAESMGLKGYRVESATDLIPILKEALAQDVPCVIDCPVDYRENARFSQLSGDMSCNL, encoded by the coding sequence ATGAACACAGCTCAACTATTGGTAAAATGTTTAGAAAATGAAGGCGTAGAATACGTCTTCGGACTTCCCGGAGAAGAAAATTTAGAAGTTCTAGAAGCCCTGAGAAACTCTTCAATTAAATTTATTACTACTCGCCACGAACAAGGCGCCGCTTTCATGGCAGACGTTTACGGTCGTCTCACCGGCAAAGCCGGCGTTTGCTTGTCCACTTTGGGCCCTGGCGCAACTAACTTAATGACAGGAGTTGCTGACGCCAACTTAGACGGCGCTCCTTTAATAGCAATTACCGGACAAGTCGGCACAGACAGGATGCACATAGAATCGCACCAATATTTAGATTTGGTCGCCATGTTTGCGCCAGTTACTAAGTGGAATGCTCAAATTGTGCGCCCCAGCACGACGGCAGAAATTGTCCGCAAAGCCTTTAAAGTAGCTCAAAGTGAAAAGCCGGGAGCAGTTCATATTGACTTACCTGAAAACATCGCAGCCATGCCTGCTGAAGGACAGCCGCTCACTAAAGACAACCGCGAAAAAACTTTTGGCGCTTACCAAAGCTTGAATAAAGCCGCTGTGGCAATTTCCAAGGCAAAAAGTCCTCTGCTTTTAGTAGGAAACGGCGCGATCCGCGCTAACGGCAGCGATGCTTTGACACAATTTGCTACTCGATTGAATATTCCTGTAGCTAATACTTTCATGGGTAAAGGTGTAATTCCTTACACTCATCCTTTGGCACTGTGGACGACGGGATTGCAAAAACGGGATTACATTAGTTGTGCTTTTGAAGAAACGGATTTAGTGATTGCTGTTGGCTACGATTTGATAGAATATTCTCCGAAGAAGTGGAATCCAGAAGGAAAAATTCCGATTATTCACATTGGATCTTTGCCAGCAGAAATTGACAGCAGTTATATTCCTCTTATAGAAGTTGTGGGGGATATTTCTGATTCCCTCAATGAAATTTTGCAGCGTGCCGATCGCATGGAGAAAGTAGACCCTTTTGCTAAGCAATTGCGGGCGGATATTCGCGCTGGGTACGAACAATATGCAGCCGACGACGGTTTCCCGATCAAGCCACAAAAACTCATTTACGATTTGCGGCAAGTTCTGGACCCGGAAGATATTCTTATATCTGATGTGGGAGCTCACAAAATGTGGATCGCGCGGCACTATCATTGCGATCGCCCGAATACCTGTTTGATTTCCAACGGCTTTGCCGCGATGGGAATTGCGATTCCGGGTGCGGTAGCTGCAAAACTCGTTTATCCCGATCGCAAAGTAGTAGCAGCCACCGGAGACGGTGGTTTTATGATGAATTGCCAAGAGTTAGAAACTGCTTTGCGAGTCGGTACTAATTTTGTAACGCTGATATTTAATGACGGCGGTTACGGGTTAATTGAATGGAAGCAGCAAGATTATTTTGGTCATTCCGATTTCGTCAAATTTGGCAATCCCGACTTTGTAAAATTTGCGGAAAGTATGGGTTTAAAAGGCTATCGAGTGGAATCTGCAACGGATTTAATTCCGATTCTGAAAGAAGCCCTGGCTCAAGATGTCCCTTGCGTGATTGACTGTCCGGTAGACTATCGGGAAAATGCGCGTTTCAGTCAATTATCTGGGGATATGAGTTGCAATTTGTAA